A single genomic interval of Spinacia oleracea cultivar Varoflay chromosome 6, BTI_SOV_V1, whole genome shotgun sequence harbors:
- the LOC110785865 gene encoding phospholipase D alpha 4: protein MEGKKFLHGTLEITVFHATPYASSFPFSCLSGSGRPAYVTIKIGQHKMANTTSERDRIWNQTFQILCAHPIDSTITITVKTKCSVLGKIQFEAHQIVTQASLINGFFPLLSEDGKPKQKLGLQFILWFKPADLEPSWGKLIYGGDFKGLRNATFPQRSNCSVTLYHDVHHHSSFQPPLPGHNIPRNLWEDVYKALEGAKHLIYIAGWSFNPKMVLVRDPQTEIPRARGVELGELLRQKAEEGVTVRIMLWNDETSIPLIKNKGLMKTHDEDAFAYFKNTRVICRLCPRLHNKFPTFFSHHQKTITVDTRVENSPRNRELMSFIGGVDLCDGRYDTEQHSLFRTLNTEFHAHDFYQTNIAGASLNKGGPREPWHDAHACITGEAAWDVLTNFEQRWTKQCDPSLLIPASAIENLNKPSPPSDSDRNWKVQVFRSIDHFSASPLSNKVSTEKSIHEAYVEAIRKADKFIYIENQYFIGGCSSWEKDQNSGCRNLIPIEIALKVVNKIKARERFSVYVVMPMWPEGIPESESVQDILHWTWETMTTMYRLIGQAIKETGEQAHPRDYLNFFCLANREKKGEGEFAPPFSPSHSTSYWSAQTHRRSMVYVHSKLMIVDDTYILIGSANINQRSLDGARDTEIAIGCYQTRINDENQKQNEEIYAYRMSLWYEHTGKLEKEFDEPHRLECVDRMRSIGEQMWKIYSEEEVVDMEGVHLVSYPVNVQKDGCLEELASCNYFPDTQTPVQGRRSKVLPSIFTT, encoded by the exons ATGGAAGGCAAGAAGTTTCTCCATGGGACATTGGAAATCACGGTCTTTCATGCAACACCTTACGCATCATCCTTTCCTTTCAGT TGTTTATCAGGAAGCGGTAGACCAGCATATGTGACAATCAAGATAGGCCAACACAAAATGGCAAACACAACAAGCGAACGAGACCGGATTTGGAACCAGACCTTTCAAATCCTCTGTGCTCATCCCATTGACTCAACCATCACAATTACTGTCAAAACCAAGTGCTCCGTCCTGGGGAAGATACAATTTGAGGCACATCAGATTGTCACTCAAGCAAGCCTGATAAATGGCTTCTTTCCTTTGCTCTCTGAAGATGGGAAGCCCAAACAAAAGTTAGGGCTCCAATTCATCTTATGGTTCAAGCCAGCAGATTTGGAGCCTAGCTGGGGAAAGTTAATTTATGGTGGTGACTTCAAGGGCCTAAGAAATGCAACATTTCCGCAACGATCCAATTGCAGTGTTACACTTTATCATGATGTCCACCATCATAGTTCTTTCCAACCACCATTGCCTGGTCATAACATTCCCCGAAACCTATGGGAGGATGTATATAAGGCCCTTGAGGGAGCAAAACATTTGATTTATATTGCAGGATGGTCATTCAATCCCAAGATGGTGCTG GTTCGAGATCCTCAAACAGAAATTCCACGTGCAAGAGGAGTGGAACTCGGAGAATTGCTCAGACAGAAAGCAGAAGAAGGTGTAACAGTGAGAATTATGCTATGGAATGACGAAACATCCATACCTCTCATTAAAAACAAAGGCTTGATGAAGACTCACGATGAAGATGCATTCGCCTACTTCAAGAACACTAGGGTAATATGCAGATTATGCCCAAGATTACACAATAAATTTCCCACATTCTTCAGCCATCACCAGAAGACTATAACTGTAGACACTAGGGTAGAAAACTCCCCAAGAAATAGGGAACTAATGAGCTTCATAGGTGGCGTAGATCTCTGTGATGGTCGCTATGATACTGAACAACACTCCCTATTTCGTACGCTGAACACGGAATTCCATGCCCATGATTTCTACCAAACAAATATTGCAGGTGCTAGCCTTAACAAAGGTGGACCAAGAGAGCCATGGCATGATGCACATGCTTGTATAACAGGGGAAGCAGCCTGGGATGTTCTTACCAACTTTGAGCAAAGATGGACTAAGCAATGTGACCCTTCTCTACTAATCCCAGCAAGCGCCATAGAGAATCTCAATAAGCCTTCTCCTCCAAGCGACTCTGACAGAAATTGGAAAGTGCAGGTTTTTCGGTCCATTGATCATTTCTCTGCAAGTCCATTGTCAAACAAAGTTAGCACTGAGAAGAGCATCCATGAAGCCTATGTAGAGGCAATCAGGAAAGCAGACAAATTCATATACATAGAGAATCAGTATTTCATTGGAGGGTGCAGTTCATGGGAGAAAGATCAGAACAGTGGATGCAGAAATTTGATCCCAATTGAAATAGCACTCAAGGTGGTTAATAAAATCAAGGCCCGAGAAAGATTCTCAGTCTATGTAGTGATGCCAATGTGGCCAGAAGGAATACCAGAGAGTGAAAGTGTGCAGGATATATTACACTGGACATGGGAGACCATGACAACAATGTACAGATTAATAGGACAGGCAATAAAAGAAACAGGGGAGCAAGCACACCCTAGAGACTACTTAAACTTTTTCTGCCTTGCTAACAGGGAGAAAAAAGGCGAAGGAGAGTTTGCTCCTCCATTTTCTCCTAGCCACTCAACGTCGTACTGGAGTGCCCAAACACATAGAAGGTCCATGGTCTACGTCCACTCCAAGCTAATGATAG TGGATGATACATACATTTTAATAGGATCTGCAAACATAAACCAGAGATCCCTGGATGGGGCAAGAGACACAGAGATTGCAATAGGATGCTACCAAACCAGAATAAACGACGAGAACCAAAAACAGAACGAAGAGATTTATGCATATCGGATGTCTCTGTGGTACGAGCACACAGGAAAACTTGAAAAGGAATTTGACGAGCCACATCGTTTGGAATGCGTGGACAGAATGCGTTCAATAGGGGAGCAGATGTGGAAGATCTACAGCGAAGAAGAGGTTGTGGACATGGAAGGTGTACATCTGGTATCTTATCCTGTGAATGTGCAAAAAGATGGTTGCCTAGAAGAACTAGCAAGCTGCAATTACTTTCCTGATACACAAACTCCAGTTCAGGGAAGGAGATCGAAAGTTCTGCCATCAATTTTCACCACATGA
- the LOC130463618 gene encoding uncharacterized protein → MIESVTGQLSYIKDTAGYYDPLQYPLLFPYGSYGWDLNSRSSTGKKLTCREFYAYMFQMRQNLDSLILRGGRLLQQFVVDNCVKMQANNLRWIALNQDKIRADLYKGLEDSLHAGEHNTENVGRRTILPSSFVGSPRDMHQRYQDAMALVHKFGKPDLFLTMTCNPSWPEIQSELLAGQVPNDRPDLLTRVFHAKLEELKKDVLERGILGTVVAYVYVIEFQKRGLPHVHMLLILDQNDKLTTPDDFDKIVRAVIPDEQVEPKLYKAVLKHMIHGPCGVLNHKSPCMKQGSCKKGFPKEFSNDTKQGNDSYPLYRRPQDRPAVPLRENSRVRVDNRWVVPYNPFLLLKYDCHINIEICSSIKCVKYLYKYIHKGLDRVSMEVHNGDEIAQYVDARWICAPEAMWKLYKFPMTRMCPSVDRLQVHLPNMHQVRFEANQPISSVLENPRNSKTMLTEFFKMNSIDPNARRYLYREFPEHYRWLSTSREWQKRKSSQRVLGRLYVASPLEGERFYMRMLLNHVRGPTSFEHLRTVNGVIHPTFRAAAEALGLIENDESIRQCLSEACSVRMPTALRRLFATILIYCQPTGLRSLWDEFFPYMVEDYPTSNTTNNCVFLTNKLLQDLDRLLRPLRKKISDYTELPSLPESTDDIDELPSIIEEYFSIPVPDEDLACVSTLNSDQQIAYDTIMNAVISKAGCSFFVDGPGGTGKTFLYRALLATVKSRGEIAIPTATSGIAATLLHQGRTSHSTFQLPLNPDSSSTCSFTKRSKTAILLKNSSIIVWDEAPMTHRYQFEAVDRSLKDLMGNDLPFGGKIIVFGGDFRQVLPVVRNGTRAQMIDASFVRSPMWRHIRILHLRENMRSIDDNGFANFLLSVGNGNEPTVSDQMIRLPTGMIIPTVADSSIEALIDQVFPSLSEHVGDGNFIVERAIITPLNEDADRINNKVVEKFLGEGKTYYSFDSVPEDKRNLYQQEFLNSISASGLPPHALTLKPGVPLMLLRNIDPKHGLCNGTRLLCHSLKENFIDAEILTGHSRGNRVFLPRIPLKTAEDIKLPFEMVRKQFPVKLSFALTINKSQGQTIPHVGIYLPDHVFSHGQLYVALSRGISENTTKIVIEKGKVQGCEGIFTKNIVMTEYHYPTFEHLYPSGVQLYDVRARLIRNYDIFNYNHKGTTKKAWKMLFVDVEGEGIQCNIYEPAIEKFIGRFQEGFIYILLAVQVIFAEGKNKIVPNWKQMIIKEETNVIREEEDDISIPSFHYNLVHLNRLSCHIDCTSRVYDAMGLVLYVSPIENIGVDSFKRDVAIMDTTWTVIKLTLWNAFAHVLDENLNHVEICPIIVACGLHVKSFYGTYLSTGYYTRIYVNPVNEKTTSLSTWYTSEKLARIRRDWFRSSTFSLKSSIDISNTPRIRLSQFPTVRNVQYCRVAAYACRVDDVNNVIYEACNRCLKKVAIFQGLLKCQSCNINNTVTIPRLLLRLTIFDKSGNLKVTILHDLAQYLLGCLATEVKSVLQQPNGRNRVMEKVFACFGNRAFSWVLHPPT, encoded by the exons ATGATAGAGTCAGTAACTGGGCAACTGAGTTATATCAAAGACACTGCCGGTTATTATGACCCATTGCAGTATCCTCTACTTTTTCCTTATGGTTCTTACGGCTGGGATTTAAACAGTCGAAGTTCCACTGGTAAAAAGTTGACATGCCGGGAATTCTATGCATACATGTTTCAG ATGCGTCAAAATCTTGATTCTCTAATCTTGAGAGGCGGTCGTCTACTCCAACAATTTGTTGTCGATAACTGTGTAAAAATGCAAGCCAATAATTTGAGGTGGATTGCACTCAACCAAGATAAGATACGTGCTGATTTATACAAGGGTTTAGAGGATTCTTTACATGCTGGAGAGCATAACACAG AAAATGTTGGACGACGGACCATACTACCATCTTCATTCGTAGGAAGTCCAAGAGATATGCACCAGAGGTATCAAGATGCCATGGCATTGGTTCATAAGTTCGGCAAGCCCGATTTATTTCTTACAATGACATGCAATCCGTCTTGGCCAGAGATACAATCAGAATTGTTGGCCGGACAAGTACCAAACGATCGTCCAGACCTGTTGACACGGGTTTTTCATGCTAAACTTGAAGAGTTGAAAAAGGATGTTTTAGAAAGGGGCATCCTCGGAACGGTTGTTGCTTATGTATATGTGATTGAATTCCAAAAGAGGGGTCTTCCGCATGTTCATATGTTATTGATTCTTGATCAGAATGACAAGCTAACCACTCCGGATGACTTTGACAAGATTGTGAGAGCAGTAATTCCCGATGAACAAGTGGAACCAAAATTGTATAAGGCAGTTCTTAAACACATGATTCATGGCCCATGTGGTGTTCTCAACCACAAATCCCCATGTATGAAACAAGGAAGTTGTAAGAAAGGATTCCCCAAGGAATTCTCCAATGATACAAAGCAAGGCAATGACTCATATCCTCTTTATCGCCGTCCACAAGATCGTCCAGCAGTACCATTGCGTGAAAATTCACGAGTTCGTGTAGATAATCGGTGGGTAGTCCCATATAATCCATTTTTGCTCCTAAAATATGATTGCCACATAAATATTGAGATATGCAGCAGCATCAAGTGTGTCAAATATCTGTATAAGTACATCCATAAGGGTTTAGATAGAGTCTCTATGGAAGTTCATAACGGAGATGAGATTGCACAATATGTTGATGCACGGTGGATTTGTGCACCCGAAGCTATGTGGAAACTTTACAAATTTCCCATGACTAGAATGTGTCCTTCCGTAGACCGTTTGCAGGTTCATTTGCCAAACATGCATCAAGTGAGGTTTGAAGCGAACCAACCAATCTCAAGCGTGTTAGAGAACCCAAGAAACTCTAAGACGATGCTCACTGAATTTTTCAAGATGAATTCGATTGATCCAAATGCAAGGAGATATCTTTATCGAGAATTTCCAGAGCATTACAGGTGGTTATCGACTTCACGTGAATGGCAAAAGAGAAAAAGTTCACAACGGGTTTTGGGTCGATTGTATGTAGCTTCACCGTTGGAAGGAGAACGGTTTTATATGAGAATGTTACTCAATCATGTGAGGGGGCCTACGTCGTTTGAACATTTAAGAACGGTCAATGGTGTCATACACCCAACATTCAGGGCTGCAGCTGAAGCCCTCGGTCTAATCGAAAATGATGAAAGCATTCGTCAATGTCTTTCAGAGGCATGTTCGGTACGAATGCCAACTGCATTACGTCGATTATTTGCAACCATCTTGATATATTGTCAACCAACAGGATTGCGTTCACTGTGGGATGAGTTTTTCCCTTACATGGTTGAGGATTATCCAACTTCCAACACAACAAACAATTGTGTTTTTCTCACTAACAAACTTTTGCAAGACTTGGATAGGTTATTACGACCGCTAAGAAAAAAGATTTCTGACTACACGGAGTTACCAAGTTTACCTGAGAGTACTGATGACATAGACGAGCTTCCTTCTATCATAGAGGAGTACTTTTCTATTCCGGTTCCAGATGAGGATTTAGCATGTGTTTCCACTCTCAATAGTGACCAACAAATTGCATACGATACAATAATGAATGCTGTCATTTCAAAGGCTGGTTGTTCTTTCTTTGTTGATGGTCCTGGCGGCACCGGAAAAACATTTTTATACAGAGCCCTTCTTGCTACTGTAAAAAGTAGAGGCGAAATAGCTATTCCCACTGCAACATCTGGAATTGCAGCAACGTTGTTGCACCAGGGAAGAACATCACATTCAACTTTTCAGCTTCCACTTAATCCAGATAGCTCATCAACTTGCTCATTCACCAAACGTTCTAAAACTGCAATTCTCCTAAAAAATTCTTCCATTATCGTATGGGATGAGGCCCCAATGACACACAGATATCAATTTGAAGCTGTTGATCGGTCACTCAAGGATTTAATGGGGAACGACTTGCCGTTTGGGGGGAAAATTATTGTGTTCGGTGGTGATTTCAGACAGGTTTTACCGGTGGTTCGAAATGGAACTAGAGCTCAAATGATTGACGCATCTTTTGTCAGGTCCCCTATGTGGAGACACATTCGTATTTTGCATTTGAGAGAAAATATGagatcaattgatgataacggCTTTGCTAATTTCTTACTCTCTGTTGGGAACGGTAATGAACCTACTGTTTCAGATCAGATGATAAGGTTACCGACTGGCATGATTATACCAACAGTGGCAGATAGTTCGATCGAGGCTTTGATCGACCAGGTCTTTCCAAGTTTAAGTGAGCACGTTGGTGATGGAAATTTTATAGTTGAAAGGGCAATCATCACACCTCTAAACGAAGACGCTGATAGGATAAATAATAAGGTTGTCGAAAAGTTTCTCGGAGAAGGAAAAACGTACTATTCGTTTGACTCTGTTCCTGAAGATAAGAGAAATTTGTATCAACAAGAGTTTTTGAATTCGATTTCTGCGTCGGGATTACCTCCTCATGCTCTCACCCTGAAACCTGGGGTACCTTTAATGCTTTTGAGAAATATTGATCCTAAACATGGTCTTTGCAATGGAACACGGTTGCTTTGCCATTCATTAAAGGAAAATTTCATTGATGCTGAGATATTAACCGGACATTCTAGGGGAAACAGAGTGTTTTTGCCAAGAATTCCCTTGAAAACTGCTGAAGATATAAAATTGCCATTCGAGATGGTCAGAAAGCAATTTCCTGTGAAGTTGAGTTTTGCCTTGACTATCAACAAGTCTCAGGGACAAACTATTCCACATGTTGGCATATACCTCCCTGATCATGTATTTAGCCACGGCCAGCTATATGTGGCATTATCACGAGGAATTTCAGAAAACACGACAAAGATCGTGATAGAAAAGGGAAAGGTCCAAGGCTGTGAAGGCATATTCACTAAAAATATTGT GATGACAGAGTACCATTATCCAACTTTTGAACATTTATATCCTAGCGGGGTACAACTATATGATGTACGAGCCCGACTAATTCGTAATTATGATATTTTCAACTACAACCACAAAGGAACAACTAAGAAAGCATGGAAAATGCTTTTTGTCGATGTTGAG GGTGAGGGCATACAGTGCAATATTTACGAGCCCGCAATTGAAAAGTTTATAGGACGGTTTCAAGAGGGATTCATTTATATACTCCTTGCTGTACAAGTGATATTTGCTGAAGGGAAAAACAAAATTGTCCCCAATTGGAAACAGATGATCATTAAAGAAGAAACAAATGTGATACGTGAAGAGGAGGATGACATTTCCATACCTTCATTCCACTATAATTTGGTTCATTTGAACAGATTAAGTTGTCACATCGACTGTACCAGTAGAGTTTATG ATGCAATGGGATTGGTCCTATACGTTTCACCAATTGAGAATATTGGTGTAGATTCATTCAAGCGAGACGTGGCAATAATGGATACAAC CTGGACTGTTATTAAATTAACACTTTGGAATGCTTTTGCGCACGTTCTTGATGAAAATCTTAATCATGTTGAGATTTGTCCAATCATTGTAGCATGTGGTCTGCATGTCAAGAGCTTCTATG GTACATATCTTTCCACGGGATACTACACTAGGATTTATGTTAACCCAGTTAATGAAAAAACAACATCCTTATCTACATG GTATACATCGGAAAAACTGGCAAGGATAAGGAGAGATTGGTTTCGTTCATCGACTTTTTCGCTAAAGTCATCGATTGATATTTCTAATACTCCCCGTATCCGATTATCTCAATTTCCAACTGTGAGAAAT gtaCAATACTGTCGAGTTGCCGCATATGCATGTCGTGTTGATGATGTTAATAACGTCATTTATGAAGCATGCAATCGTTGCCTAAAAAAGGTTGCCATTTTTCAAGGACTATTAAAATGTCAATCTTGCAATATCAACAACACTGTAACTATCCCAAG GTTGCTACTTCGACTTACCATATTTGATAAAAGTGGTAATTTGAAAGTCACGATATTACACGATCTTGCACAATACCTTTTAGGTTGTTTAGCTACTGAAGTAAAATCAGTACTTCAACAG CCTAACGGACGTAATCGAGTGATGGAAAAAGTATTTGCATGTTTCGGAAACAGAGCTTTTTCATGGGTGCTACATCCACCAACTTGA
- the LOC110785869 gene encoding PRA1 family protein F3-like, whose protein sequence is MTSSSPYTPITTSSTTPPTSTPLSANLDFISRAKHRLYGTFSSRRPWSQFFDYHSISFPHNLSDAVSRLKTNFSYFRMNFTMIVLLILFVSLLWHPISLIVFLVMMVAWLFLFFLREEPLILFGRSIDDRIILAVLSVMTVGFLLLTGATWNILIALAVGVVVVFIYSVFRRSDDLFLDEEEAAAGGLLAGRTGI, encoded by the coding sequence ATGACATCCTCCTCCCCATACACCCCAATCACCACCTCCTCCACTACACCACCCACCTCAACCCCACTCTCCGCCAACCTCGACTTCATCTCCCGCGCCAAACACCGCCTCTACGGCACCTTCTCCTCCCGCCGTCCATGGAGTCAATTCTTCGATTACCACTCCATCTCCTTCCCCCACAACCTCTCCGACGCCGTCTCCCGTCTCAAAACAAACTTCTCATACTTCCGTATGAACTTCACCATGATCGTTCTCTTAATCCTCTTTGTCTCTCTCCTCTGGCACCCAATCTCTCTCATCGTCTTCCTCGTCATGATGGTGGCGTGGCTATTCCTCTTTTTTCTCCGTGAAGAACCGCTCATTTTATTCGGCCGGTCTATTGATGACCGGATCATTCTTGCAGTTCTCTCGGTTATGACCGTCGGTTTTCTACTATTGACCGGTGCTACCTGGAATATATTGATCGCTTTGGCGGTTGGTGTGGTGGTTGTTTTCATTTACTCGGTGTTTCGCCGGTCTGATgatttgtttttggatgaagaGGAGGCTGCTGCCGGCGGTTTGCTTGCCGGTCGGACCGGTATTTAG
- the LOC110785870 gene encoding uncharacterized protein isoform X2, translating into MGQPPYEPYYLHQNHHPNHRHQQPELTEYYYHHSVNESINPNLSYTHDISIPNSSNPPSISTSIPIHIPKEQRHINTLFVSGLPDDVMPREIHNLFRRRPGFESCQLKFTGRGNQVVAFVTFYNHQSAVLALQSLDGVKFDPQAGSVLHIELARSNSRRKHNPGSGPYVVIDKRKKSSDNAEDTSSDDGDNESDNQSQSEDPDSSNNNVHSAVKSEEKVKLGGTVAAANEQTEKASGGDLRPCSTLFIANLGPNCSEDELKQALSEYSGFNGLKLRARGGMPVAFADYEEVEQATQAMQALQDSMLPSSDRGGMHIEYARSKMRKP; encoded by the exons ATGGGACAACCACCGTACGAGCCTTACTACCTCCACCAAAACCATCACCCCAACCACCGCCACCAACAACCGGAATTGACGGAGTATTACTACCACCATAGCGTGAATgaaagtataaaccctaatttgagcTACACTCATGATATTTCCATTCCCAATTCCAGTAATCCTCCCAGTATTAGCACCAGTATTCCAATACACATTCCCAAAGAACAGCGCCATATCAATACCCTCTTCGTTTCCGGCCTCCCTGATGATGTCATGCCTCGCGAAATTCACAACCTTTTCCGCCGTCGTCCCGGGTTCGAGTCCTGCCAGCTCAAGTTCACTGGCCGCGGCAATCAA GTTGTTGCATTTGTGACGTTTTATAACCATCAATCAGCTGTGTTGGCATTACAGTCTTTAGAT GGTGTCAAATTTGATCCACAAGCTGGATCAGTTCTACATATTGAATTGGCTAGATCAAACTCTAGGCGAAAACATAATCCAG GCAGTGGACCTTATGTTGTGATCGACAAAAGGAAAAAATCTTCAGATAATGCTGAGGATACATCAAGTGATGATG GTGATAATGAGTCTGATAATCAAAGTCAGAGTGAAGATCCTGACTCTTCCAACAATAATGTACATTCCGCTGTAAAAAG TGAGGAGAAAGTGAAACTTGGTGGCACTGTAGCTGCAGCAAAT GAGCAAACGGAAAAGGCCTCTGGAGGTGATCTAAGGCCATGCTCCACCTTGTTTATTGCTAATTTAGGCCCTAATTGCAGTGAGGATGAACTTAAACAAGCTCTTTCTGA ATATTCGGGATTTAATGGGCTGAAGCTACGTGCTAGAGGTGGTATGCCAGTTGCATTTGCGGATTATGAG GAAGTAGAACAAGCTACTCAAGCAATGCAAGCACTTCAGGATAGCATGTTGCCATCATCAGACAGGGGTGGCATGCACATTGA ATATGCTAGGTCTAAAATGAGGAAGCCATAG
- the LOC110785870 gene encoding protein WHI3 isoform X1 — MGQPPYEPYYLHQNHHPNHRHQQPELTEYYYHHSVNESINPNLSYTHDISIPNSSNPPSISTSIPIHIPKEQRHINTLFVSGLPDDVMPREIHNLFRRRPGFESCQLKFTGRGNQVVAFVTFYNHQSAVLALQSLDGVKFDPQAGSVLHIELARSNSRRKHNPGSGPYVVIDKRKKSSDNAEDTSSDDGDNESDNQSQSEDPDSSNNNVHSAVKSEEKVKLGGTVAAANFCSWFYLQEQTEKASGGDLRPCSTLFIANLGPNCSEDELKQALSEYSGFNGLKLRARGGMPVAFADYEEVEQATQAMQALQDSMLPSSDRGGMHIEYARSKMRKP, encoded by the exons ATGGGACAACCACCGTACGAGCCTTACTACCTCCACCAAAACCATCACCCCAACCACCGCCACCAACAACCGGAATTGACGGAGTATTACTACCACCATAGCGTGAATgaaagtataaaccctaatttgagcTACACTCATGATATTTCCATTCCCAATTCCAGTAATCCTCCCAGTATTAGCACCAGTATTCCAATACACATTCCCAAAGAACAGCGCCATATCAATACCCTCTTCGTTTCCGGCCTCCCTGATGATGTCATGCCTCGCGAAATTCACAACCTTTTCCGCCGTCGTCCCGGGTTCGAGTCCTGCCAGCTCAAGTTCACTGGCCGCGGCAATCAA GTTGTTGCATTTGTGACGTTTTATAACCATCAATCAGCTGTGTTGGCATTACAGTCTTTAGAT GGTGTCAAATTTGATCCACAAGCTGGATCAGTTCTACATATTGAATTGGCTAGATCAAACTCTAGGCGAAAACATAATCCAG GCAGTGGACCTTATGTTGTGATCGACAAAAGGAAAAAATCTTCAGATAATGCTGAGGATACATCAAGTGATGATG GTGATAATGAGTCTGATAATCAAAGTCAGAGTGAAGATCCTGACTCTTCCAACAATAATGTACATTCCGCTGTAAAAAG TGAGGAGAAAGTGAAACTTGGTGGCACTGTAGCTGCAGCAAAT TTTTGTTCTTGGTTTTATCTGCAGGAGCAAACGGAAAAGGCCTCTGGAGGTGATCTAAGGCCATGCTCCACCTTGTTTATTGCTAATTTAGGCCCTAATTGCAGTGAGGATGAACTTAAACAAGCTCTTTCTGA ATATTCGGGATTTAATGGGCTGAAGCTACGTGCTAGAGGTGGTATGCCAGTTGCATTTGCGGATTATGAG GAAGTAGAACAAGCTACTCAAGCAATGCAAGCACTTCAGGATAGCATGTTGCCATCATCAGACAGGGGTGGCATGCACATTGA ATATGCTAGGTCTAAAATGAGGAAGCCATAG